One Pleurocapsa sp. PCC 7327 DNA segment encodes these proteins:
- a CDS encoding CBS domain-containing protein — MDLILCHQTADFDVLGAAVGLSRLKIGSRIVLTGGAHPAVRDFLALHRDELSLIEMRSVNPKKIRSLVVVDNQQRDRLGKAAEWFDLPQVKAIAIYDHHLDSSSDIPATQKQIEAVGATTTLIVERLQQAKVGLNPVEATVMALGIHVDTGSLTFPQSTARDARALAWLMEQGANVKTIAEYADPGFPPYLQQLLTEAIERLQMSVVRGYTIASILLTTETFVPGLSNLAERLIELTESDALLFAHQYSKGRGEEPFKEIRLTIIGRSRIEGTNLHQLFEPLGGGGHAQAASVILRGVDPEATLRELVERFKEQIPHPPTARDLMSSPVRTIRPDTTIEQAQRILFRYGHSGLSVVDESDRLVGVISRRDIDLALHHGFSHAPVKGYMTRNLRTIKSDTPLPDIESIMVTYDVGRLPVVESGQLIGIVTRTDVLRQIHNDRTHKRDEQGKKEPLVSCLLPSLQNRLRPSLWQFLTTAAQEAQKRGWHLYLVGGAVRDLLLAENHESLLLQDIDLVVDGFHRSADVGAGVELASRLREIYPQARLSVHGEFQTAALLWHKDPEFGSLWVDIATARTEFYPYPAANPEVEASSIRQDLYRRDFTINALAVRLTSPREGELLDFFGGMLDLRSRQIRVLHANSFIEDPTRIYRAVRFAVRLGFGIEPQTEEYIRYAIESGVYDRLKLENHPAPALTTRLKAELHYILEADYWKPALQLLADLGALRCLHPTLVLDKKLWWQIRCVSRWLRWLDPENLLHHWLIRLEVLLSAIESSEGVKIATNLQLPKDSLERLEQLKTIEREVNSALPKCDRPSEVVNLLRQYKLASLILVAVRSSKNIRRTIWQYLARWSQVRSPLDGKDLKAMGYKPGPQYREILDELLAATLDGKIGTREEAEKFLQDLKARNRLCC, encoded by the coding sequence ATGGATTTAATTTTGTGTCATCAGACGGCTGATTTTGACGTGCTGGGGGCAGCAGTGGGGCTGTCGCGGCTGAAAATTGGCAGCAGGATTGTTTTGACCGGGGGAGCGCATCCAGCCGTGCGAGACTTTTTGGCATTGCATCGAGACGAATTGTCGCTCATCGAAATGCGCAGCGTCAACCCGAAAAAAATTCGCTCTTTGGTAGTGGTAGATAACCAACAGCGCGATCGCTTGGGAAAAGCGGCTGAATGGTTCGATCTGCCACAAGTGAAGGCGATCGCGATTTACGACCATCATCTCGATAGCAGCTCGGATATTCCGGCGACTCAGAAGCAAATTGAAGCGGTAGGCGCAACCACTACGCTCATTGTCGAACGATTGCAGCAGGCGAAGGTTGGATTGAACCCTGTAGAAGCAACTGTCATGGCGCTAGGAATTCACGTGGATACGGGTTCGCTGACATTTCCCCAAAGTACGGCTCGCGATGCTCGCGCTTTGGCATGGCTGATGGAACAAGGAGCGAATGTCAAAACGATCGCCGAATATGCCGATCCCGGTTTTCCGCCTTATTTGCAGCAATTACTGACAGAAGCGATCGAAAGGCTGCAAATGTCTGTCGTCCGAGGTTACACGATTGCCTCGATTCTTCTCACTACCGAGACTTTCGTGCCAGGATTGTCCAATCTGGCAGAACGATTGATCGAGTTAACCGAAAGCGATGCCCTACTGTTTGCCCATCAGTACAGCAAGGGTAGAGGAGAGGAGCCTTTTAAGGAAATTCGGTTGACGATTATTGGGCGATCGCGCATTGAGGGGACCAATCTTCATCAGTTATTCGAGCCATTGGGCGGCGGCGGACACGCGCAAGCAGCCTCTGTGATTCTGCGAGGAGTCGATCCAGAAGCGACGTTACGAGAATTGGTCGAGCGCTTCAAAGAGCAAATTCCTCACCCGCCAACAGCACGGGATTTGATGTCTTCTCCCGTACGTACCATTCGTCCCGATACCACCATCGAACAGGCGCAGCGAATTTTATTCCGTTACGGACATTCTGGCTTATCGGTGGTGGACGAGAGCGATCGCTTGGTAGGGGTAATTTCTCGACGGGATATCGATTTAGCCTTGCATCACGGTTTTAGTCACGCACCCGTCAAAGGCTACATGACCCGAAATTTGAGGACGATTAAATCGGATACGCCGCTGCCAGACATTGAATCGATCATGGTCACTTATGATGTCGGACGCTTGCCTGTAGTAGAGTCCGGTCAATTGATCGGCATTGTCACGCGCACGGATGTTCTGCGACAAATTCATAACGATCGCACTCACAAGCGAGACGAACAAGGGAAAAAAGAGCCTTTGGTTTCTTGTCTGCTGCCTTCGCTCCAAAATCGCCTTCGCCCGTCGCTTTGGCAATTCCTCACTACAGCGGCACAAGAGGCACAAAAGCGCGGCTGGCACCTCTACCTAGTCGGGGGAGCCGTTCGAGATTTACTGTTGGCAGAAAACCACGAATCCCTGCTTTTGCAAGATATTGATTTGGTAGTAGATGGGTTTCACCGCTCTGCCGATGTCGGTGCGGGGGTAGAATTAGCCTCTAGGCTGCGAGAAATTTATCCGCAGGCGCGTTTATCGGTTCATGGCGAGTTTCAAACGGCAGCCCTTTTGTGGCACAAAGACCCCGAATTCGGCTCTCTGTGGGTAGATATTGCTACGGCACGGACGGAATTCTATCCCTATCCTGCCGCTAACCCAGAAGTTGAGGCGAGTTCGATTCGCCAAGATTTATACCGACGGGATTTTACCATCAATGCCCTAGCCGTGCGGTTGACTTCTCCGAGAGAAGGGGAATTGTTAGATTTCTTTGGCGGGATGCTCGACTTGCGATCGCGTCAAATTCGAGTGCTACATGCCAATAGTTTTATCGAAGATCCGACCAGAATTTATCGAGCAGTACGCTTTGCCGTCAGGCTAGGATTTGGAATCGAACCTCAAACCGAAGAATATATCCGCTATGCGATCGAAAGTGGCGTTTACGATCGCCTAAAACTAGAAAATCATCCCGCACCCGCGCTCACGACTCGACTGAAAGCAGAATTACATTATATTCTCGAAGCTGATTATTGGAAGCCTGCCCTGCAATTGCTTGCCGATTTAGGAGCGCTGCGCTGTTTGCATCCTACTTTAGTTTTGGATAAAAAATTATGGTGGCAAATTCGCTGCGTTTCTCGTTGGTTGAGGTGGCTCGATCCAGAAAATCTTTTGCATCACTGGTTAATTAGATTAGAAGTTTTGTTGAGCGCTATAGAATCGTCAGAAGGCGTTAAAATTGCTACCAATCTTCAGTTACCGAAAGATAGCCTCGAACGACTAGAGCAATTAAAAACCATCGAACGAGAAGTTAATAGTGCTTTGCCGAAGTGCGATCGCCCTAGCGAAGTCGTCAACTTATTGCGTCAATATAAATTGGCGAGTTTAATATTAGTCGCCGTTAGAAGTTCAAAAAATATCCGCCGTACAATTTGGCAGTATCTCGCTCGATGGTCGCAAGTTCGCTCGCCATTGGATGGAAAGGATCTCAAAGCAATGGGTTATAAACCCGGTCCTCAATATAGAGAAATTTTGGATGAGTTATTAGCAGCTACACTTGATGGAAAGATCGGTACCCGCGAGGAAGCAGAAAAGTTTTTGCAAGATCTAAAAGCCAGGAATCGATTGTGTTGCTAG
- the psbZ gene encoding photosystem II reaction center protein PsbZ, with protein MTFLFQIALLALVAFSFVMVIGVPVAYASPQNWDQSKPLLFVGSAIWVVLVILVAVLNFFVI; from the coding sequence ATGACTTTCCTTTTTCAAATCGCGCTGCTTGCTTTAGTTGCATTTTCCTTTGTTATGGTGATTGGGGTTCCGGTAGCTTATGCTTCCCCCCAAAACTGGGATCAATCCAAACCTTTACTCTTTGTCGGTTCTGCGATTTGGGTTGTTCTAGTTATCCTAGTCGCCGTTTTAAACTTTTTCGTTATCTAA
- the ribH gene encoding 6,7-dimethyl-8-ribityllumazine synthase, translating to MAVFEGTFTQDPSSLRFAIVIGRFNDLVTGKLLSGCQDCLKRHGVDVDPNGTQVDYFWVPGSFEIPMLARKVAASHAYDAVICLGAVIRGQTPHFDYVSAEAAKGVAAASFQTGVPVVFGILTADTMQQALERAGIKSNHGWNYALDALEMASLMRQVNRQFPSPTYNSHGELHGEIPPALPVSSESNAIAPESIEEVKEK from the coding sequence ATGGCTGTTTTCGAGGGCACTTTTACTCAAGATCCGTCTTCCTTGCGTTTTGCGATCGTCATTGGTCGATTCAATGACTTGGTGACGGGCAAACTCTTGTCTGGATGCCAAGATTGTCTTAAACGTCACGGAGTCGATGTCGATCCCAATGGAACGCAAGTAGACTATTTTTGGGTGCCAGGGAGTTTTGAAATTCCTATGCTAGCGCGAAAAGTGGCAGCTTCTCATGCCTACGACGCAGTAATTTGTCTGGGGGCAGTGATTCGCGGACAAACTCCCCATTTCGATTATGTTTCTGCCGAAGCGGCTAAGGGAGTGGCAGCGGCTAGCTTTCAAACCGGAGTGCCAGTCGTTTTTGGCATTCTGACGGCAGATACCATGCAGCAAGCTTTAGAAAGGGCAGGAATCAAAAGCAACCACGGCTGGAATTACGCCCTTGACGCGCTGGAAATGGCAAGTTTGATGCGACAAGTCAACCGTCAATTTCCCTCGCCTACCTACAACAGCCATGGCGAGTTGCATGGGGAAATTCCCCCAGCTTTACCTGTCTCTTCTGAGAGTAATGCGATCGCACCAGAATCGATTGAAGAGGTCAAGGAAAAATGA
- a CDS encoding DUF1830 domain-containing protein encodes MFSVGASDHDSNICALDRSVATPSDFQLLCFYINATSRIQVIRITNIPNFHWEKVILPGQKLLFETVADAQLEIHTSQNGANVIADVIPCQQLRVTEEKLKFTK; translated from the coding sequence TTGTTCTCAGTTGGAGCTAGCGACCATGATTCAAATATATGCGCACTCGATCGATCTGTAGCGACTCCGAGCGATTTCCAGCTTCTTTGCTTTTATATTAATGCTACCAGTCGAATTCAGGTAATTCGGATTACCAATATTCCTAATTTTCACTGGGAAAAAGTGATTTTGCCAGGTCAGAAATTGCTATTTGAGACAGTAGCAGATGCCCAATTAGAAATTCACACCAGTCAGAATGGCGCTAACGTTATTGCTGATGTCATTCCTTGCCAGCAGTTGCGCGTTACCGAAGAAAAACTTAAGTTCACAAAATAA
- a CDS encoding Crp/Fnr family transcriptional regulator — translation MPEDNSVPINQLLAALPRSEYQRLAPHLQLVSLSAGQILYEPGERISEVYFPNRAMISLVSIMEDGSTTEVGLVGNEGMVGLPVFLGGEFTTSCAIVQIPDGAMKLDAGVLKEEFHRGGELQRRLLLYTQALLTQVSQSAACNRQHTIEERLARWLLSVQDCIQKNEFPLTQEFIANMLGIRRSGVTVAAATLQRAGMIRYSRGKITIMERENLEAAACECYRLVQSELMRLLDSR, via the coding sequence GTGCCCGAAGACAATTCTGTTCCTATTAACCAACTGCTAGCAGCTTTACCCAGATCGGAATACCAGCGCCTTGCTCCCCACCTACAGCTTGTATCGCTCTCCGCCGGACAGATTCTCTACGAACCTGGGGAAAGGATTTCAGAGGTTTATTTTCCCAATCGAGCTATGATTTCTCTCGTCTCTATTATGGAGGACGGCTCGACAACCGAAGTTGGTTTGGTGGGCAATGAAGGCATGGTGGGACTTCCCGTCTTTTTAGGAGGAGAGTTCACTACTAGCTGCGCGATCGTGCAAATTCCAGACGGAGCAATGAAGCTAGATGCAGGTGTGCTTAAGGAGGAGTTTCATCGGGGAGGAGAACTTCAACGACGGCTGTTACTCTATACCCAAGCGCTATTGACTCAGGTTTCGCAAAGTGCTGCCTGCAACCGTCAGCATACTATAGAGGAGCGACTCGCTCGCTGGCTGCTATCAGTTCAAGATTGTATCCAGAAAAATGAATTCCCGCTGACTCAGGAATTTATCGCCAATATGCTGGGTATCCGTCGTTCCGGCGTTACGGTGGCAGCAGCCACCCTTCAAAGGGCGGGAATGATTCGCTATAGCCGTGGGAAGATTACCATTATGGAGCGGGAGAATTTGGAAGCCGCTGCTTGCGAATGTTATCGCCTCGTGCAAAGCGAACTGATGCGCTTGCTTGACTCTCGATGA
- a CDS encoding Crp/Fnr family transcriptional regulator, whose protein sequence is MSEALHVPVNRLLAALPDSEYQYLVPHLELVSLFLGQVLYEPGEPIREVYFPDRAMISLVSALADNSTTEIGLVGNEGIVGLPAFLGGDFTINRAIVQIAGNAMKLDASVLKREFDRGGELQRRLLLYTQALLTQISQISACKSRHRLEQQLARWLLLVRDCVGQDEFRLTQQFIAEMLGVRRASVTQLAGTFQRAGLIRYSRGQIAILNQSELEATACECYRLVRSESIRLLGTRQSS, encoded by the coding sequence GTGTCTGAAGCTTTGCATGTCCCCGTCAATCGACTACTGGCAGCTTTGCCAGACTCAGAGTACCAGTATCTCGTTCCTCACCTAGAGCTTGTCTCGCTCTTCCTCGGACAAGTCCTCTACGAACCTGGCGAACCGATTAGAGAGGTCTATTTTCCCGATCGCGCAATGATTTCTCTCGTTTCTGCGCTCGCAGACAACTCGACAACTGAAATCGGCTTGGTAGGCAATGAAGGCATCGTGGGACTCCCCGCATTTTTAGGAGGCGATTTTACCATCAACCGCGCTATCGTGCAGATTGCCGGAAATGCGATGAAGCTGGATGCTAGCGTACTCAAAAGAGAGTTTGACAGAGGGGGAGAACTACAAAGACGGTTGCTACTCTATACCCAAGCGCTATTGACTCAAATCTCCCAAATTTCTGCGTGCAAATCCCGTCATCGACTAGAGCAGCAGTTGGCTCGTTGGCTGCTGTTAGTTCGAGACTGCGTAGGGCAAGACGAGTTCCGGCTGACTCAGCAATTCATCGCTGAGATGCTGGGAGTGCGCCGCGCTAGCGTCACCCAATTGGCTGGCACCTTTCAGAGAGCAGGACTAATCCGCTATAGTCGCGGTCAGATTGCTATCCTCAATCAATCAGAGTTAGAAGCAACTGCCTGCGAGTGTTATCGCCTCGTGCGCAGCGAGTCGATCCGCTTGCTAGGCACGAGGCAAAGCAGTTGA
- a CDS encoding glutamate-5-semialdehyde dehydrogenase has product MTQESSSNPLLAQAKRAHNAFVELGKSSGLERNRGVKAMVRGLQDAFNDILEANTLDLEMSREMAVPELILEWLKLTPKRLQTTVEILQRLAELPDPLQQVIVASYQLTPFQTYCQRMPLGTIALIHEAFPELGAIAAGLCLKTGNSLILRGCSASSYANAVIAKALQNALEDAGLPAGCIEAIPSDSGSSIQELVTQDQYINLVIPYGRPSLVEQVTQLATAPVLKSAMGNCYLYWSLSGDLDLVRWIVIDSHGSEPDPVNAIEKVLIGPNHNPSLLVRLFNSLQEKGFELRGDKELLADFSDYLTPATEVEWGKPYLDKIVAFKVVGDLSEAIAWINRYSSGHADCLVTESYQESRQFAMEIDSALVYINSSPRFSRNPKQGESVFLGISNQKGHRRGLISLETFTTLKQVVQGNGKY; this is encoded by the coding sequence ATGACGCAAGAAAGCTCCTCCAACCCTCTGCTTGCCCAAGCCAAGCGCGCCCATAACGCTTTTGTCGAATTGGGAAAAAGCAGTGGTTTGGAGCGCAATCGGGGTGTTAAAGCGATGGTTCGAGGACTTCAGGATGCCTTTAACGACATTCTGGAAGCTAACACCCTCGATCTGGAAATGAGCCGAGAAATGGCAGTCCCGGAACTGATCTTGGAGTGGTTAAAGCTTACGCCAAAACGGTTGCAAACAACGGTCGAGATTTTGCAACGGTTGGCAGAGTTACCCGATCCCCTGCAACAGGTAATCGTTGCTTCCTATCAACTGACTCCTTTCCAAACCTACTGTCAGCGCATGCCCCTAGGCACGATCGCGTTAATTCACGAAGCATTTCCCGAATTAGGTGCGATCGCAGCCGGGTTGTGTCTGAAAACCGGGAATAGCCTTATCCTGCGCGGATGCAGCGCGTCGAGCTATGCTAATGCGGTCATTGCCAAAGCGCTACAAAATGCCTTAGAAGACGCTGGATTGCCAGCGGGATGTATAGAAGCAATTCCCTCGGATTCGGGAAGTTCGATTCAAGAGCTAGTAACCCAAGACCAGTATATTAACTTGGTTATTCCCTACGGTCGTCCCAGTTTAGTCGAACAAGTAACGCAACTGGCAACTGCCCCCGTTCTCAAATCAGCCATGGGAAATTGCTATCTCTATTGGTCGCTTAGTGGCGATCTCGATCTCGTGCGCTGGATCGTTATCGACAGCCACGGTAGCGAACCCGATCCGGTCAACGCGATCGAGAAAGTTTTAATCGGTCCCAATCACAATCCTTCGTTGTTAGTGCGTCTGTTTAATAGCCTTCAAGAAAAGGGATTTGAGTTGAGAGGCGATAAAGAATTATTAGCAGACTTCTCCGACTATTTAACGCCAGCCACAGAAGTAGAATGGGGCAAACCCTATCTCGATAAGATCGTCGCTTTTAAAGTCGTTGGGGATCTCTCGGAGGCGATCGCCTGGATTAATCGCTACAGCAGCGGTCATGCCGATTGCCTGGTGACAGAATCTTATCAAGAGAGCCGCCAATTTGCTATGGAAATCGATAGCGCCCTGGTATATATTAATTCCTCACCTCGCTTCTCGCGCAATCCCAAACAGGGAGAATCTGTATTTTTAGGAATATCCAACCAGAAAGGTCACCGTCGGGGTCTGATTAGCTTAGAAACCTTTACGACTCTCAAACAAGTAGTGCAGGGAAACGGGAAATATTAA
- a CDS encoding response regulator transcription factor, with amino-acid sequence MGSIYVAIVEGNPHLRSLLGWHLQQAGYRTQQIATIGQARTAFLHRQPTLAIVDSDLPDGDGIELCHWLYQQRQTLILILSARNSEKEIVKGLKAGADDYLTKPFGMQEFMARIEALTRRMRAASAPLYLEYGDLKIDLVQRRVQFKEEFIELTPQEFSLLYVLAQAEGMALSRSELLRRAWPEAIDNPRTIDTHVLSLRKKVETDPRQPSLIQTVRNVGYRFNPDVLEDAPMPAMPPAAIARDRSNGNGHNLSRIAANHS; translated from the coding sequence GTGGGTTCGATCTACGTTGCTATTGTTGAGGGAAATCCGCATCTGCGATCGCTGCTAGGCTGGCATCTACAGCAAGCAGGCTATCGAACGCAACAAATCGCTACGATTGGGCAAGCCAGAACGGCGTTTCTCCATCGCCAACCGACATTAGCTATTGTGGATTCCGATCTGCCCGATGGAGACGGGATCGAATTGTGCCATTGGCTTTATCAACAGCGACAGACGCTGATCTTAATTCTCTCGGCACGCAATAGCGAAAAAGAGATTGTCAAAGGACTGAAAGCGGGTGCGGATGATTATTTAACCAAGCCCTTTGGCATGCAGGAGTTTATGGCGCGTATAGAAGCCCTAACCCGCCGCATGAGAGCCGCTTCTGCGCCCTTGTATCTAGAGTACGGCGACCTGAAAATCGATTTAGTGCAGCGTCGGGTACAATTCAAGGAAGAATTTATCGAGCTAACGCCTCAAGAATTTAGCTTGCTCTACGTTCTTGCCCAGGCAGAGGGAATGGCACTGAGTCGGTCTGAATTGCTGCGTCGAGCTTGGCCCGAAGCGATCGACAACCCTCGTACTATCGATACTCACGTACTCTCGCTGCGCAAAAAAGTCGAAACCGATCCCCGGCAACCCAGTTTAATTCAAACCGTTCGCAACGTCGGCTATCGGTTTAATCCAGATGTCCTTGAGGATGCGCCAATGCCTGCAATGCCGCCAGCCGCGATCGCGCGCGATCGCAGCAATGGAAACGGACATAATCTGTCGAGAATTGCCGCCAATCATTCTTAA
- a CDS encoding NAD(P)-dependent alcohol dehydrogenase yields MIRAYAAREPGAKLEPFEYEPGSLGEEEVEIQVEYCGICHSDLSMLNNDWGMTRYPFVPGHEVIGTIAALGDRVKQLKLGQRVGLGWYSRSCMTCEWCMGGNHNLCQTAEGTIVGRYGGFAEKVRAHQGWVLPLPKNLNPATSGPLFCGGITVFNPLVQFDLKPTDRVGVIGIGGLGHMALRFLRAWGCDVTAFSTSSDKEAEAREMGANHFVNSRDPQALKAVANSFDMILSTVNADLDWGTYIATLRPKGRLHFVGVVPNPVSAHVFPLIEGQKSISGSPLGSPTTVARMLDFAERHQLEPITETFTFDQVNEAMERLHSGKARYRIVLKH; encoded by the coding sequence ATGATTCGAGCCTACGCAGCCCGCGAACCCGGTGCAAAACTAGAGCCATTCGAGTACGAACCAGGTTCTCTAGGAGAAGAAGAGGTAGAAATCCAAGTCGAATACTGCGGCATCTGCCACAGCGACCTGAGCATGTTGAATAACGATTGGGGCATGACTCGCTACCCATTCGTGCCCGGTCATGAGGTTATCGGTACGATCGCCGCTTTAGGAGACAGAGTTAAACAACTGAAACTCGGACAACGGGTTGGACTAGGCTGGTATTCCCGTTCCTGTATGACGTGCGAGTGGTGCATGGGGGGCAACCACAACCTCTGTCAGACAGCAGAGGGAACGATTGTCGGTCGCTACGGCGGTTTTGCCGAAAAAGTTCGCGCCCACCAAGGCTGGGTACTTCCCCTGCCCAAAAACCTCAATCCCGCTACGTCAGGTCCATTATTTTGTGGCGGGATAACCGTTTTTAACCCACTCGTCCAATTCGATCTTAAGCCGACCGATCGCGTCGGCGTGATAGGCATTGGCGGACTCGGACACATGGCGCTACGTTTTCTTCGCGCTTGGGGATGCGATGTGACTGCCTTCTCCACCAGTTCCGACAAAGAAGCCGAGGCGCGAGAAATGGGGGCAAATCATTTCGTCAACTCCCGCGATCCACAAGCGTTGAAGGCAGTAGCCAATTCCTTTGACATGATTCTTTCTACCGTTAATGCCGATCTAGACTGGGGCACCTACATTGCTACTTTACGCCCCAAGGGTCGGTTACATTTCGTTGGAGTCGTTCCCAACCCCGTATCGGCTCATGTTTTTCCTCTTATAGAGGGTCAGAAGTCAATTTCTGGCAGTCCGCTCGGCAGCCCTACTACTGTCGCTCGCATGCTCGATTTTGCTGAGCGCCATCAGCTCGAACCGATTACCGAAACCTTCACCTTTGACCAAGTAAATGAGGCGATGGAAAGACTCCACAGCGGCAAGGCACGATATCGGATAGTCTTGAAACATTAG
- the dusB gene encoding tRNA dihydrouridine synthase DusB, whose amino-acid sequence MTLSPSLQAKLSTPLKIGSLEVNSHVLQSPLSGVTDLVFRRLVRRYAPKSMMYTEMVSATEIHHLKELPRIMEIDPDEQPISIQLFDCHPDFMADAAQKAVAEGAQTIDINMGCPVNKITQKGGGSSLLRQPEIAAAIVKEVAGAVDVPVTVKTRLGWDDGEINILDFAKRMEDAGAAMLTLHGRTRAQGYNGSARWDWIARVKEVLSIPVIANGDIVSVEFAVRCLEETGADGVMCSRGTLGHPFLVGEIDYFLKTGNPLPSPTPVERLECSKEHLCLLWEYKGKRGIFQSRKHLAWYCTGFANASELRDKVSRIETVEEGCELLDRAIARLVCLEK is encoded by the coding sequence ATGACCCTATCTCCTAGCCTACAAGCCAAACTCTCTACACCTCTAAAGATCGGTTCGCTTGAGGTTAATAGTCACGTTTTGCAGTCTCCTCTCTCTGGGGTGACGGATTTGGTATTTCGACGCTTGGTGAGGCGTTATGCGCCAAAATCGATGATGTATACGGAGATGGTAAGCGCGACCGAAATCCATCACCTCAAGGAACTGCCGAGAATCATGGAAATCGACCCCGACGAACAGCCGATTAGCATTCAACTGTTCGACTGTCACCCCGATTTTATGGCTGATGCCGCTCAGAAAGCAGTGGCAGAGGGCGCTCAAACAATTGATATCAATATGGGCTGTCCGGTCAATAAAATTACCCAAAAAGGCGGTGGTTCTTCTTTACTGCGCCAGCCAGAAATTGCCGCAGCGATCGTCAAAGAAGTAGCCGGAGCGGTCGATGTTCCCGTAACCGTCAAAACTCGCCTTGGCTGGGACGATGGCGAAATCAACATTCTCGACTTCGCCAAACGAATGGAAGACGCAGGCGCAGCAATGTTGACTTTGCACGGACGCACCCGCGCTCAAGGATACAACGGTTCGGCGCGGTGGGACTGGATCGCACGAGTCAAGGAAGTACTCTCAATTCCCGTTATTGCCAACGGAGATATCGTTTCTGTCGAATTCGCCGTGCGCTGTTTAGAAGAGACGGGTGCTGATGGGGTTATGTGTTCGCGGGGAACCCTAGGGCATCCTTTTTTGGTTGGAGAGATCGATTATTTTTTGAAGACGGGAAACCCATTACCATCACCGACACCCGTCGAACGTCTCGAATGTTCCAAAGAGCATTTGTGCCTTCTGTGGGAATATAAAGGCAAACGAGGGATTTTTCAGTCTAGAAAGCATCTGGCTTGGTATTGTACGGGATTTGCTAATGCATCTGAGTTGCGAGACAAAGTATCTCGGATCGAAACCGTCGAGGAAGGATGCGAGTTGCTCGATCGCGCCATCGCCCGTCTGGTTTGTTTGGAAAAGTAG